A part of Plasmodium sp. gorilla clade G2 genome assembly, chromosome: 8 genomic DNA contains:
- a CDS encoding FAD-dependent monooxygenase, putative, protein MKVRKTFVLIIGGGPTGITSGLYLQKYNIPHILIEKDKCIEKIPKAHYYNNQTMEAWRSIYHLDKCFMNETENLDFWKSFQYSLSLHKDKIISIYNNFINKYTYKNTYYEDISPSKVTHLSQYKLLGILYNYYFFKNKKSNKKREFLKNIKLKFSTYKILRLINEHSLIKNDVDDKKIYNIDDKIKKKLMINDNSSKYGSYDISEMLIGYEFVDFIKNVNDLKNLDNNSSLSEEEKIMLEKGCVVHNNISDDNNKYNEHMNLNIEPDDIPKYIQDNYKCDDNIYNSTNYCYQNMSNYVITKIRNIETNLEEMILSDYVFVCEGGKSNIKNFLNINDENKKNYMKFINIHFSSKYLSTLMIYNPSMLYFLFNEYIGILVCHDYNKGNVVLHIPYITEREMLLYSNPNKIIQIINKLIGFNLYDIHIHNIYKWTMHSSIASTFIDNHTKRIFLLGDSAHKLPPSGGFGLNLGIGDVVNISWKIIRIFNLQQKKINHFFSTKGINNYQSTDIEDDLLYNDTTLSNSIVNLINNEIKKKKFIMNILINEKEQDMIYNYIQSYNIERKLVANFTITQAENNYEKGKNIPYILGYNQNNILIDRLSKIYNNKHTKCKNNNNKTYSNSYNNNYINYNNDMSRGYNKVQFKILQNSLLFHTLLQSSKKIINMFNQIPFIFSYKKKKINNLVNTRENILALLYPGVDFCYSYINTLNDIEENKNDEKIINNNSFNCNHINNQNMLHINNYNNKEEKIQKQNDHNEIKIVRKYYDNIETMDNEYDQNNLKHRCENHIHINKLQNDKFNSQNINNTKNDFFFKNISTSSYYNILNSYDKEQNKLYDTNKKSYNNKIFSSNNNMEYIPKLKVCKNIYEYEIPNIIGSKIPHFNLYTLDKNYVYKLSSVDLPILNNPSLSILILLFDELLLYETINFLLLHNIPNDMFSLCLWDSDVFLYRDKTSGNIQLIKEETYNNMDNQNISMDHVTISDYVFFKKSNDEHESTGDISHVKHISEIANGVTEKKENNNNNNNDINSLRGKRSINYVFTSRIIKNMFLNILGVNSNNAYVILRPDKHIISANVNNLFDEIKKINNIYI, encoded by the coding sequence ATGAAGGTAAGAAAAACTTTCGTTTTAATTATAGGTGGAGGGCCAACAGGTATAACAAGTGGATTGTATTTacagaaatataatataccaCATATATTGATAGAAAAAGATAAATGTATAGAAAAAATTCCAAAGgctcattattataataatcaaacTATGGAAGCATGGAGAAGCATATATCATTTAGATAAATGTTTTATGAATGAAACCGAGAATTTAGATTTCTGGAAGAGTTTTCAATATTCTTTAAGTCTGcataaagataaaattataagtatatataataattttattaataaatatacatataaaaatacatattatgaAGATATTAGTCCATCTAAAGTTACTCATTTGTCTCAGTATAAATTATTaggtattttatataattattatttctttaaaaataaaaaatctaataaaaaacgtgaatttttaaaaaatataaaattaaaattttcaaCATATAAGATATTAAGATTGATAAATGAACATAGTCTcataaaaaatgatgtagatgataaaaaaatatataatattgatgataagataaaaaaaaaattgatgatAAATGATAATTCTTCAAAATATGGTTCCTATGATATATCCGAAATGTTAATAGGATATGAATTTGtagattttataaaaaatgtaaatgatttaaaaaatcttgataataattcttcACTTTCAGAAGAGGAAAAAATCATGTTAGAAAAAGGGTGTGTTGtccataataatatatccgatgataataataaatataatgaacatATGAATTTAAATATTGAACCTGATGATATTCCAAAATATATTcaagataattataaatgtgatgataatatttataatagtaCAAATTATTGTTATCAAAATATGTCCAATTATGTAATAACTAAAATTAGAAATATAGAGACCAATTTAGAAGAGATGATATTAAGTGATTATGTATTTGTTTGTGAAGGTGGGAAAagtaatataaagaattttttaaatattaatgatgagaataaaaaaaattatatgaaatttataaatatacatttcagttcaaaatatttaagtacattaatgatatataatcCATCAAtgttatatttcttatttaatgaatatataggTATATTAGTATGtcatgattataataaaggAAATGTAGTATTACATATTCCTTATATAACCGAAAGAGAAATGTTACTTTATAGTAACcctaataaaattatacaaattattaataaattaataggttttaatttatatgatatacatatacataatatatataaatggacTATGCATAGTTCTATTGCATCTACATTTATAGATAATCATACAAAACGTATATTTCTATTAGGAGATTCAGCACATAAATTACCACCATCAGGAGGATTTGGATTAAATCTGGGTATAGGAGATGTAGTTAATATTTCTTGGaaaattataagaatttttaatttacaacaaaagaaaataaatcacTTTTTTTCTACAAAAGGGATTAATAATTATCAGTCTACTGATATAGAGGATgacttattatataatgatactACATTATCTAATTCTATtgttaatttaattaataatgaaataaaaaaaaaaaaatttataatgaatattttaattaatgaGAAGGAACAagatatgatatataattatatacaatcTTATAATATAGAGAGAAAGTTGGTGGCTAATTTTACTATTACTCAAGctgaaaataattatgagaaaggaaaaaatataccATATATTTTAGGGTACAAccagaataatatattaatagataGGTTATCAAagatatataacaataaacaTACAAAAtgtaagaataataataataaaacatattctaatagttataataataactacatcaattataataatgatatgtcTAGGGGATATAACAAAGTTCAATTTAAGATTTTACAAAATTCTTTACTTTTTCATACTCTTCTTCAAAGTTCCAAGAAAATTATCAACATGTTTAATCAGATcccatttattttttcttataaaaaaaaaaaaataaacaatttaGTAAACACAAGGGAAAATATTTTAGCCTTATTATATCCAGGCGTCGATTTCTgttattcttatattaatacattaaatgatatagaagaaaataaaaatgatgaaaaaattattaataacaattcttttaattgtaatcatataaataatcaaaatatgttacatataaataattataataataaggaagaaaaaatacaaaaacaaaacgatcataatgaaataaagattgtgagaaaatattatgataatatagaaaCTATGGATAATGAATATGATCAAAATAATTTGAAACATAGATGTGAAaatcatatacatataaataaattacaaaatgataaattcAATTCACAAAATATCAATAACAcaaaaaatgattttttttttaaaaatatcagCACTTCtagttattataatattctaaATAGTTATGATAAAGAACaaaacaaattatatgatacaaacaaaaaatcatataacaacaaaattttttctagtaataataatatggaatatATTCCTAAATTAAAagtatgtaaaaatatatatgaatatgaaaTACCTAATATAATTGGATCTAAAATACCTCATTTTAATCTCTATACATtagataaaaattatgtatataaattatcatcAGTTGATTTACCTATATTGAATAACCCTTCATTATCTATTCTCATCCTTCTTTTTGATGAATTACTTTTATATGAAacaattaattttttgttacTTCATAATATACCAAATGACATGTTTTCTTTGTGTCTATGGGACTCAGATGTTTTCCTATATAGAGATAAGACAAGTGGAAACATacaattaataaaagaagaaactTATAATAACATGgataatcaaaatatatctatGGATCACGTTACAATAAGTGACTacgttttttttaaaaagtcgAATGATGAACACGAATCCACTGGAGACATTTCACATGTGAAGCATATAAGTGAGATTGCAAATGGAGttacagaaaaaaaagaaaataataataataataataatgatattaatagtCTTAGGGGTAAAAGATCTATCAATTATGTATTTACATCacgtattataaaaaatatgtttttaaacATTTTAGGGGTTAATTCAAATAATGCGTATGTTATTTTAAGACCCGATAAGCATATTATATCAGCTaatgttaataatttatttgatgaaattaaaaaaataaataatatatatatatga